Proteins found in one Flavobacterium channae genomic segment:
- a CDS encoding peptide MFS transporter, giving the protein MWKSHPKALPYLFLSEMWERFGYYLMIGIFTLYLKDVKAGFAMTEKEASDLYGTFIALVFLTPFIGGLVADRYWGYKKSIVIGGLMMGAGYFMMGIHDITMLYIAMTLVIVGNGFFKPNISTLLGNFYTEDKFKDKKDEGYNIFYMGINVGAFICNFFGAALQILLGWQYAFMAAGVGMFVGVIVFLLGTKHYGDKTEKKGVQPGDMPFWKIVMFILVPSAVFGVIGWLIKGITNEANPNGYIFGSDSTDAFIFACIPVIFFYGSLYFKAKSDDKRPIGALLTIFAVVILFWAVFKLNGSALNTWADRYTDREIKGTTQTVFNGLKLAKEVEYKKDTVELYDASFRIQKVDGEVQKTVDYPIYFRNVAKDKLPEEGSKVSLWATNLSQSINPGWVILLTPLVVAFFTFLRSRKKEPSTPTKIAFGLLISALSVLVMIAAVNMGANGSEKVSVWWLVANYGVITIGELFLSPMGLSVVSKLSPTNITSLMMGGWFLSTSIGNKLSGVLASLWDTYDNKQDFFWVNFGLLMFATLLMFVLLKQLNKVMQEKGIH; this is encoded by the coding sequence ATGTGGAAAAGTCATCCTAAAGCATTGCCTTACTTGTTTTTATCTGAAATGTGGGAACGTTTCGGTTACTATTTAATGATTGGTATTTTTACCTTATATCTTAAAGATGTTAAAGCCGGATTCGCCATGACGGAGAAAGAAGCTTCCGATTTATACGGAACTTTTATTGCTTTAGTATTTTTAACTCCTTTTATTGGAGGATTAGTTGCCGATAGATATTGGGGTTATAAAAAATCCATCGTAATAGGTGGTTTAATGATGGGAGCAGGGTATTTCATGATGGGAATTCATGATATTACTATGCTTTATATTGCAATGACATTAGTTATTGTAGGTAATGGGTTTTTTAAACCAAATATTTCAACACTTTTAGGTAATTTTTATACTGAAGATAAGTTTAAAGATAAAAAAGACGAAGGATACAACATCTTCTATATGGGGATAAACGTTGGAGCTTTTATCTGTAATTTCTTTGGTGCAGCCTTACAAATTTTATTAGGTTGGCAGTATGCTTTTATGGCGGCTGGAGTAGGAATGTTTGTTGGAGTTATTGTTTTCTTGTTAGGAACAAAACACTATGGAGATAAAACAGAGAAAAAAGGAGTACAACCTGGCGATATGCCTTTCTGGAAAATTGTAATGTTCATCTTAGTTCCTTCTGCAGTTTTTGGAGTTATTGGTTGGTTAATTAAAGGGATTACTAATGAAGCAAATCCGAATGGTTATATCTTTGGTTCTGACAGTACAGATGCTTTTATTTTTGCATGTATTCCAGTTATTTTCTTCTACGGGAGTTTGTATTTCAAAGCAAAATCAGACGACAAAAGACCAATTGGTGCTTTGTTGACCATTTTTGCAGTTGTAATTTTATTCTGGGCTGTTTTCAAATTAAACGGTTCTGCATTAAACACTTGGGCAGATCGTTATACAGATAGAGAAATTAAAGGTACAACACAAACTGTTTTTAATGGATTAAAGTTAGCCAAAGAAGTTGAATACAAAAAAGACACGGTAGAGCTTTACGATGCTAGTTTCCGTATTCAAAAAGTGGATGGTGAAGTTCAAAAGACAGTTGATTATCCAATATATTTCAGAAATGTAGCTAAAGATAAATTACCTGAAGAAGGTTCTAAAGTATCACTTTGGGCAACCAATTTAAGTCAATCTATCAATCCAGGATGGGTTATTCTTTTAACACCTTTAGTTGTTGCTTTCTTTACGTTTTTAAGAAGCAGAAAGAAAGAACCTTCAACTCCAACAAAAATTGCATTTGGATTGTTAATTTCTGCTTTGTCAGTTTTAGTTATGATAGCTGCAGTAAATATGGGAGCTAACGGTTCAGAAAAAGTAAGTGTTTGGTGGTTAGTAGCCAATTATGGTGTAATTACTATTGGAGAGCTATTTTTGAGTCCAATGGGATTGTCCGTTGTATCAAAACTAAGTCCAACGAATATAACTTCATTAATGATGGGTGGTTGGTTCTTGTCAACTTCAATCGGAAATAAATTGAGTGGAGTATTAGCAAGTCTTTGGGATACTTATGATAACAAACAAGACTTCTTTTGGGTGAACTTTGGATTATTAATGTTTGCTACTTTATTAATGTTTGTTTTATTAAAGCAACTAAATAAAGTAATGCAAGAAAAAGGAATTCATTAA
- a CDS encoding peptide MFS transporter, giving the protein MSEVAAKQSHPKGLWVLFGTEMWERFNFYGMRAILTLFMVNALMLGESNASIIYGGFLALCYLTPLLGGFISDKYLGNRSCIMLGGTLMAIGQFSLFYSATIYDSNLGLSKGIFWLGLFVIIFGNGFFKPNISSMVGSLYPPQEKTKLDSAFTIFYMGINIGALLSQYFVPLIADVKVNNVQDPTVFKWGYLMACIAMVLGTLVFFFLKNKYVITPEGEPIGGKPNKDKANGAVEEQANFSSKSIGIASILFVVLFFAFRYFLVSEIGFSNFEIGTLVKGIIYPIIYAAGISLAFLIMSSAENMVERQRIWVIYIVSFFIIFFWAAFEQAGSSLTFIASNQTDRHFLFDWEMPASMVQIFNGLFVVILAVPFSLMWDKLRAKGKEPVSPLKQAMGLALIALSYFIIAHNVKDLGNSGLLAIKWLVLLYFIQTMGELCLSPIGLSLVGKLAPKRFASLLYGVFFISNAAGYALAGSLGAIIPATGDKFQKAEALGVNLQDVLDKKVTLTAEQIASFEKEQLPLEYTSFAGFEIHNLYEFFMVFVVLCGIAAVILAVLSPKLKKMMNGIT; this is encoded by the coding sequence ATGAGTGAAGTAGCAGCTAAACAAAGCCACCCAAAAGGATTGTGGGTTTTATTTGGAACAGAGATGTGGGAGCGCTTCAATTTCTACGGAATGCGAGCAATACTTACATTATTTATGGTAAATGCATTAATGCTTGGAGAGTCAAATGCATCAATTATTTATGGTGGATTTTTAGCATTGTGTTATTTAACACCTCTTTTAGGGGGTTTTATTTCAGATAAGTATTTAGGCAATAGAAGCTGTATCATGCTTGGTGGTACTCTTATGGCTATTGGTCAATTTTCATTGTTTTATAGTGCAACAATTTATGATAGCAATTTAGGATTGTCAAAAGGTATTTTTTGGCTAGGATTATTTGTTATCATTTTTGGTAATGGGTTTTTTAAACCAAATATTTCTTCAATGGTTGGAAGTTTATATCCTCCACAAGAAAAAACAAAGTTAGATTCTGCTTTTACAATTTTTTATATGGGAATAAATATTGGGGCATTATTGAGTCAATATTTTGTTCCGCTTATTGCTGATGTTAAAGTGAATAATGTTCAAGATCCAACCGTTTTTAAATGGGGTTATCTAATGGCTTGTATAGCTATGGTGTTAGGGACATTGGTGTTTTTCTTTTTGAAAAACAAATATGTTATTACTCCAGAAGGAGAACCAATTGGAGGTAAACCAAATAAAGATAAAGCAAATGGTGCAGTTGAAGAACAAGCAAATTTTTCGTCAAAATCAATTGGTATAGCATCAATATTATTTGTGGTTTTATTTTTTGCATTTAGATATTTTCTAGTTTCTGAAATTGGATTTAGTAATTTTGAAATTGGAACTTTAGTAAAAGGAATAATTTATCCTATTATCTATGCAGCTGGTATTTCACTTGCATTTCTTATTATGAGTTCTGCAGAAAATATGGTTGAAAGACAAAGAATTTGGGTAATTTATATTGTATCTTTCTTTATTATTTTCTTTTGGGCAGCTTTTGAGCAAGCAGGTTCTTCGTTAACTTTTATTGCGTCTAATCAAACAGATAGACATTTTTTATTTGATTGGGAAATGCCTGCTTCAATGGTGCAGATTTTTAATGGACTATTTGTTGTAATTTTAGCTGTTCCATTCAGTTTGATGTGGGATAAGTTAAGAGCAAAAGGTAAAGAGCCGGTATCGCCTTTAAAACAAGCAATGGGATTGGCATTAATTGCATTAAGTTATTTTATTATTGCTCACAATGTAAAAGATTTAGGGAATTCAGGGTTATTAGCTATTAAATGGTTGGTATTGTTGTATTTTATTCAAACAATGGGTGAATTATGTTTATCGCCAATCGGATTGTCATTGGTTGGTAAATTAGCACCTAAACGTTTTGCTTCTTTATTGTATGGAGTTTTCTTTATTTCAAATGCTGCTGGTTATGCATTAGCTGGATCTTTAGGAGCTATTATTCCTGCAACAGGTGATAAATTCCAAAAAGCTGAAGCTTTAGGAGTTAATCTTCAAGATGTTTTAGATAAAAAAGTGACTTTAACTGCTGAGCAAATTGCTTCATTTGAAAAAGAACAGTTGCCATTAGAATATACTTCTTTTGCAGGTTTTGAAATTCATAACCTATACGAGTTTTTCATGGTGTTTGTTGTTTTATGTGGAATTGCTGCTGTTATTTTAGCGGTTTTATCACCTAAATTGAAAAAAATGATGAACGGTATTACCTAG
- a CDS encoding peptide MFS transporter, translated as MQTLEQIQDFKGKYPKQLWYLFFSEMWERFCFYGMRGMLVVFMVNHLAMDEKTANLQYGATQAWVYAFTFIGGLFADKILGLRKSLFWGGILMILGSIILAIDPKNLFFIGISFTIVGTGFFKPNISSMVGQLYKDGDPRRDAGFSFFYMGVNLGALLGGYVCIAVAEGSMWQSIVPENLRWNVGFGFAAIVMIISLLTFTQTQKTLSTIGLSPLKEVVDSKKRVLEISTYLGSLLVIPVIIIMVANTKYTDYFMMFIGPASILYLFYEMKNFSISENKKLLAALVFIIFSIFFWAFFEQSGGSLSLFAANNLNNTIAGVELSPNGVNNSANSLFVIGFAALVGLVWLWMAKKKMEPNTIIKFGLAFLFLAGGFWVFYYTQFFADLNGKTSLGVFTLGWLVITFGELCLSPIGMSAMTKLSPQKTQAVMMGMWFLASAYGQYFAGILGANIAEASENATNMEKLVLYADGYKQLAIYAFILGVVLIVISPLVKKLMQEVK; from the coding sequence ATGCAAACATTAGAACAAATTCAAGATTTTAAAGGTAAATATCCTAAACAGCTTTGGTATTTATTCTTTAGTGAAATGTGGGAGCGTTTCTGTTTTTACGGAATGCGTGGTATGCTAGTTGTTTTTATGGTTAATCACTTAGCTATGGATGAAAAAACAGCTAATCTTCAATATGGAGCTACTCAGGCATGGGTATACGCTTTTACATTTATAGGAGGTTTATTTGCTGATAAGATTTTAGGATTAAGAAAGTCGCTTTTTTGGGGTGGTATTCTTATGATTCTGGGAAGTATTATTCTTGCAATTGATCCTAAAAACTTATTTTTTATAGGAATTAGTTTTACAATAGTTGGAACAGGTTTTTTTAAGCCTAATATTTCCTCAATGGTTGGACAGTTGTATAAAGATGGTGATCCTAGGCGAGATGCTGGATTTTCTTTCTTTTATATGGGTGTGAATTTGGGAGCATTGTTAGGGGGGTACGTTTGTATTGCTGTTGCTGAGGGTTCTATGTGGCAATCAATTGTTCCTGAAAATCTGAGATGGAATGTCGGTTTTGGATTTGCTGCAATCGTAATGATAATTAGTTTGTTAACTTTTACACAAACTCAAAAAACATTAAGTACAATTGGTCTTTCTCCATTAAAAGAAGTTGTTGATTCTAAAAAAAGAGTTTTGGAAATTTCAACTTATTTAGGTTCATTATTAGTAATTCCTGTCATTATTATAATGGTAGCAAATACGAAGTATACCGATTATTTTATGATGTTTATAGGACCAGCTTCAATTTTATATTTGTTCTATGAAATGAAGAATTTTTCAATTTCTGAAAACAAAAAACTTTTGGCTGCTTTGGTATTTATTATTTTCTCAATTTTCTTTTGGGCATTTTTTGAACAAAGTGGTGGGTCATTAAGTTTGTTTGCTGCTAATAATTTAAATAATACAATTGCAGGAGTTGAATTGAGCCCAAATGGAGTTAATAATTCCGCTAACTCATTGTTTGTAATTGGATTTGCAGCTTTAGTTGGTTTAGTTTGGTTGTGGATGGCAAAGAAAAAAATGGAGCCTAACACTATTATTAAATTTGGTTTAGCCTTTTTGTTTTTAGCGGGTGGTTTTTGGGTGTTCTACTACACACAATTTTTCGCAGATTTAAATGGAAAAACATCTTTAGGAGTTTTCACTTTAGGTTGGTTAGTAATTACATTTGGTGAATTGTGTTTATCTCCTATTGGAATGAGTGCTATGACTAAATTATCACCACAAAAAACACAAGCCGTTATGATGGGAATGTGGTTTTTAGCAAGTGCATATGGTCAATATTTTGCAGGAATTTTAGGTGCCAATATTGCAGAAGCTTCTGAAAATGCAACCAATATGGAGAAGCTTGTTTTGTATGCAGACGGTTACAAACAGCTAGCGATTTATGCTTTTATTTTAGGTGTTGTACTTATTGTTATTTCACCTTTAGTTAAAAAATTAATGCAAGAAGTTAAGTAG
- a CDS encoding S9 family peptidase — protein MKKYSLAVMLFVMSSVSVMAQQKITLEEIWGGAFRTKGMDALSAMKNTNQYTVLNFDRATKSFQIDLYDFATLEKVSTLFDTKNHPEVKTIDSYTFDKYEKKILIATNSNPIFRHSFTAEYFIYDIPSKTVSSFTSNAIQEPTFSADGTKIAYAFENNLYVHDLVSGAKIQLTQDGQKNKIINGITDWVYEEEFAFVKAYDWNVTGTKVAYIKFDETEVPEFSMDMYNEGLYPTQTVFKYPKAGEKNAIVSLHIFDLKSGTTKKINLGDYKDFYIPRIKWTNDAAVLSVQVMNRHQNNLDLHFVDANAGTTKIVLNEKDNAYVDVTDNLTFLKDNSFIWTSEKDGFNHIYHYDKSGKLKKQITSGKWEVTNYYGFDEKSGMIYYQSVENGSINRDVYAIKVDGKSKVRLSSKTGTNSATFSPNFQYFINTYSSVSTAPTYTLNDSKNGAVVKTIVSNEAVEQKLAKYDVGQKEFFVLTTEKGNQLNAWMIKPKNFDATKKYPVFMYQYSGPGSQQVANQWNSANDYWFMMLAQQGYIVACVDGRGTGLKGAAFKKCTQKELGKYEVEDQIDAAKVIGKYNYVDASRIGIFGWSYGGFMSSNCLFQGADVFKMAIAVAPVTSWRYYDSIYTERYMQTPQENASGYDNNSPINHVSKLKGNFLLIHGTADDNVHVQNTMKMVEALVQANKQFDWAIYPDKNHGIYGGKTRLQLYTKMTNFIKEKL, from the coding sequence ATGAAAAAATACAGTTTAGCAGTAATGCTTTTTGTAATGAGCTCAGTATCAGTAATGGCTCAGCAAAAAATTACTTTAGAAGAAATTTGGGGAGGCGCTTTTAGAACAAAAGGAATGGATGCCCTAAGCGCAATGAAGAATACTAACCAATACACGGTATTAAATTTTGATAGAGCTACCAAAAGTTTCCAAATCGATTTGTACGATTTTGCAACTTTAGAAAAAGTAAGTACTCTTTTTGATACTAAAAATCATCCTGAAGTAAAGACAATCGATAGTTACACTTTCGATAAATATGAAAAAAAGATATTAATTGCTACGAATTCGAATCCAATTTTCCGCCATTCTTTTACTGCAGAATATTTCATTTATGATATTCCTTCAAAAACAGTAAGTAGTTTTACTTCAAATGCGATTCAAGAACCAACTTTTAGTGCAGACGGAACAAAAATCGCTTATGCTTTTGAAAACAATTTATATGTTCACGATTTGGTTTCTGGTGCGAAAATTCAATTAACACAAGATGGGCAAAAAAATAAAATTATTAACGGTATTACGGATTGGGTTTATGAAGAAGAGTTTGCTTTTGTAAAAGCTTACGATTGGAATGTTACTGGAACAAAAGTGGCTTATATTAAATTCGACGAAACAGAAGTTCCTGAGTTTTCTATGGATATGTATAACGAAGGTTTATACCCAACCCAAACAGTTTTTAAATATCCAAAAGCAGGTGAAAAAAATGCAATAGTTTCGTTACATATTTTTGATTTAAAATCTGGAACAACTAAAAAAATTAATCTAGGAGATTATAAAGATTTTTATATCCCAAGAATAAAATGGACAAACGATGCAGCGGTTTTGAGCGTTCAGGTAATGAACCGACACCAAAACAATTTAGACTTGCATTTTGTTGATGCTAATGCTGGAACAACAAAAATTGTTTTAAACGAAAAAGACAATGCTTATGTTGATGTTACTGATAACTTAACGTTTTTAAAGGATAACAGTTTTATTTGGACATCAGAAAAAGACGGATTTAATCATATCTATCACTACGATAAATCTGGAAAATTGAAAAAACAAATTACTTCAGGTAAATGGGAAGTAACAAATTACTATGGTTTTGATGAAAAATCAGGAATGATTTATTATCAATCTGTAGAAAATGGTTCAATAAACAGAGATGTTTATGCTATTAAAGTTGATGGAAAATCAAAAGTTAGATTATCATCAAAAACAGGTACAAATTCGGCTACTTTTAGTCCAAATTTCCAATACTTCATCAACACATATTCAAGTGTAAGTACAGCACCAACGTATACTTTAAACGATTCAAAAAATGGAGCTGTAGTAAAAACAATTGTTTCTAACGAAGCTGTTGAACAAAAATTAGCAAAATACGATGTAGGTCAAAAAGAATTCTTTGTGTTAACTACTGAAAAAGGTAACCAATTGAATGCTTGGATGATTAAGCCAAAGAATTTTGATGCAACAAAAAAATATCCAGTATTTATGTATCAATATTCAGGGCCAGGTTCGCAACAAGTGGCAAATCAGTGGAATAGCGCAAATGATTATTGGTTCATGATGTTAGCTCAACAAGGATATATTGTAGCTTGTGTTGACGGAAGAGGAACTGGTTTAAAAGGTGCAGCATTTAAAAAATGTACGCAAAAAGAATTAGGAAAATACGAAGTAGAAGATCAAATCGATGCTGCTAAAGTAATTGGAAAATACAATTATGTTGATGCTTCAAGAATTGGTATTTTCGGATGGAGTTATGGAGGTTTCATGTCGTCAAACTGTTTGTTTCAAGGTGCTGATGTGTTCAAAATGGCAATCGCTGTGGCTCCAGTAACTTCTTGGAGATATTACGATAGTATTTACACAGAACGCTACATGCAAACTCCGCAAGAAAATGCAAGTGGTTACGATAACAATTCGCCAATTAATCACGTAAGTAAATTAAAAGGTAACTTTTTGTTAATTCACGGAACAGCTGATGACAACGTTCACGTTCAAAACACTATGAAAATGGTTGAGGCTTTAGTGCAAGCAAACAAACAATTCGATTGGGCTATTTATCCAGATAAAAACCACGGAATTTATGGTGGAAAAACACGCTTACAATTGTACACTAAAATGACAAATTTTATCAAAGAGAAATTATAA
- a CDS encoding PAS domain S-box protein: MLFNLTLFRRFTSYIVFMGVNFILLVLLTIVRNDEISSIIILINSLFVILVIHLGQMLRFLKSNERLLFTQDIINNTNSIIIATDNYGNLQYCNDSITKILGYKPEEVLGKEFWALTQDPEFEPGDYTDKFKPNSVYFRKLKCKNGEYKFIQWTDFKYTNNVYVATGQDITSKINLETKYADLIQNAKDIIYESDRYGNIVYANKFSIKTLGYELEEILGKHFTEFIRDDFKKTVAKFYMDSIFETDEFETLEFPIIKKNGEEIWASQKVTIKRDQNNAIVGFSCIIRDITTTKQIEIEEQKRITEISRLNNVSNKLSTLNFLTFPNLETLIQHICKETAIGLRIDRVALWEYKKDHIELKNIYVHSEDKHYSDLSLQKKDISIYIKNIESEQLIIASDVYKSNSLAEFSKEYFPKYNIKSLLDLPIYIGGELKNILCLEATNEPRYWTNEDINFSRTVADIIALAIETTKRKNAENQIIYKNEILTAIAHLTSDLLVRKDKNNIFDSSIEQIGRVLNVDRLYYFENDPKTNLISQRFEWVSETDLAEIDNPELQNFPHDLFSDFMKVVLKKKHYFSLTKDIPEGNFKSILIEQQILSILIIPLFDKDVFLGFIGFDDCKKERIWTEEEINILLTLANNISSTIIRINNEKAIAESEEKFRLLANNIPASVFLVKYNEARTKVYLNDEIEKLTGYHRDEFMYNKISLVDLYHPDEKENLRKLIENALKNREPYKVTCRIRNKNGNYVWVEEYGEGIIVNNKIEYIEGVLIDITERKIAEEAIIAKELAESSNKAKSEFLANMSHEIRTPLNGIIGFSNLLLGTELTEIQKQHLETVNQSASTLLDVVNDILDISKIEAGKLTINSDISSLHGIINQCVDMMKFMAHQKKLELIVNIHEDVHCAIWVDEIRLKQILQNILNNAIKFTTSGFIEIEVSSVLLKDNLSKIKFSIKDTGIGIKQENKEKILEAFTQEDSSTTRNYGGTGLGLTITNSLLKLMKSKLEIESEPNKGSTFSFELVVKSESCNKHIQIENQNFTNILIIEDNSKVAEIIIHMLDSFGMKAENYNGKIESLKTYISEKNFDLLLLDLEFLTEATTNEIINQLTEFDKLSIIVMQNSNSNFNKILSNKNIQSIIKPIKHESLKNYFNNNIPKKQNKEILQNETLSNNHKILIVDDNKINMLLTRTLILNKLPRTIIYEAKNGLEAVEITQEHHPDIIFMDIQMPVMNGYEATTEIRKTNPNTIIIAITAGIITGEKEKCFNIGMNDFIIKPVDKILFETILFKWVNSIPNKSN; the protein is encoded by the coding sequence ATGCTTTTTAACTTAACTCTTTTTAGAAGATTTACGTCTTATATAGTGTTTATGGGTGTTAATTTCATCTTACTGGTGCTTCTAACAATAGTTAGAAATGATGAAATTTCAAGTATAATTATTCTTATCAATTCGTTGTTTGTAATTCTTGTTATTCATTTAGGACAAATGTTACGTTTTTTAAAATCAAACGAAAGATTACTATTTACTCAAGATATCATAAACAATACTAATTCTATTATTATTGCAACCGATAATTATGGAAATTTACAATACTGCAATGATTCTATTACTAAAATATTAGGATATAAGCCAGAAGAAGTTTTAGGAAAAGAATTTTGGGCATTAACACAAGATCCAGAATTTGAACCTGGTGATTATACAGATAAGTTTAAACCAAACTCGGTTTATTTCCGAAAATTAAAATGTAAAAATGGTGAATACAAATTTATTCAATGGACCGATTTTAAATACACCAACAATGTATATGTTGCCACCGGTCAAGACATAACATCAAAAATCAACCTAGAAACCAAGTATGCCGATTTAATTCAAAATGCAAAAGATATAATTTACGAGAGCGACAGATATGGTAATATTGTTTACGCAAATAAGTTTTCAATTAAAACATTAGGATATGAATTAGAAGAAATATTAGGCAAACATTTTACAGAATTTATAAGAGACGATTTTAAAAAAACTGTTGCAAAATTTTACATGGATTCCATATTTGAAACAGATGAATTTGAAACTTTAGAATTTCCAATTATCAAAAAAAATGGAGAAGAAATTTGGGCGTCTCAAAAAGTTACAATCAAAAGAGACCAAAATAACGCAATTGTAGGTTTTTCATGTATTATTAGAGACATTACTACAACAAAACAAATTGAAATTGAAGAACAAAAAAGAATTACTGAGATTAGTAGATTGAATAATGTTTCTAATAAACTTTCAACTTTAAACTTTTTAACTTTCCCAAATTTAGAAACCTTAATTCAACACATTTGTAAAGAAACAGCAATAGGATTAAGAATTGATCGTGTTGCATTGTGGGAATATAAAAAAGATCACATTGAACTAAAAAACATATATGTTCATAGTGAAGATAAGCATTATTCCGATTTAAGTTTACAAAAAAAAGACATTAGTATTTACATTAAAAATATCGAATCAGAACAACTTATTATAGCTTCAGATGTTTATAAAAGCAATTCACTTGCTGAATTTTCAAAAGAATATTTTCCAAAATACAACATCAAATCTTTATTAGATCTTCCGATTTATATTGGTGGAGAACTGAAAAATATTTTATGTCTTGAAGCAACAAATGAACCTAGATATTGGACAAATGAAGACATCAATTTTAGTAGAACTGTAGCCGACATTATAGCACTAGCAATAGAAACTACAAAAAGAAAAAATGCAGAAAATCAAATCATCTATAAAAACGAAATTTTAACTGCAATAGCACATTTGACAAGCGATTTATTAGTTCGAAAAGACAAAAACAACATATTCGATTCTTCTATAGAACAAATTGGTCGCGTATTAAATGTAGACCGATTGTACTATTTTGAAAATGACCCAAAAACGAATTTAATAAGTCAACGATTTGAATGGGTTTCTGAAACTGATTTAGCAGAAATTGACAATCCAGAATTGCAAAATTTTCCACATGATTTGTTTTCAGATTTTATGAAAGTAGTTTTGAAGAAAAAACATTATTTCAGTCTTACAAAGGATATTCCTGAAGGTAATTTCAAATCAATACTTATAGAGCAGCAAATATTATCAATCTTGATAATTCCATTGTTTGACAAAGATGTTTTCTTAGGCTTTATTGGCTTTGATGATTGCAAAAAAGAACGCATTTGGACAGAAGAAGAAATTAATATTTTACTTACTCTAGCAAATAATATTTCGTCTACAATAATTAGAATTAACAATGAAAAAGCAATTGCAGAAAGCGAGGAGAAATTCCGATTATTAGCAAACAATATTCCAGCTTCTGTATTTTTAGTAAAATATAATGAAGCTAGAACAAAAGTTTATTTAAATGATGAAATTGAAAAACTTACAGGTTATCATCGAGATGAATTCATGTATAATAAAATTTCATTAGTAGATCTTTATCATCCTGATGAAAAAGAAAATCTTAGAAAACTAATAGAAAATGCATTAAAAAACAGAGAACCATATAAAGTTACGTGTCGTATAAGGAACAAAAACGGTAATTATGTTTGGGTTGAAGAATATGGAGAAGGAATTATTGTAAATAATAAAATTGAATACATTGAAGGAGTTTTAATTGATATTACAGAAAGAAAAATTGCTGAAGAAGCCATAATAGCAAAAGAATTAGCAGAATCTTCAAACAAAGCTAAGTCGGAGTTTTTGGCCAACATGAGTCACGAAATTAGAACGCCATTAAATGGAATTATAGGTTTTAGCAATTTATTATTGGGCACAGAGTTAACCGAAATTCAAAAACAACATTTAGAAACTGTTAATCAATCTGCTTCAACATTGCTAGATGTTGTAAATGACATATTAGATATTTCAAAAATTGAAGCAGGTAAATTAACCATCAATTCCGATATTTCAAGTTTACACGGAATCATCAATCAATGCGTTGATATGATGAAATTCATGGCGCATCAAAAAAAATTAGAACTTATTGTTAATATTCACGAAGATGTTCATTGTGCTATTTGGGTTGATGAAATTCGTTTGAAACAAATTTTACAAAACATACTTAACAACGCTATAAAATTTACAACATCAGGGTTTATTGAGATTGAAGTATCTTCAGTATTATTAAAAGATAATCTGTCAAAAATAAAATTCAGCATAAAAGACACTGGAATTGGAATTAAACAAGAAAACAAAGAAAAAATTCTAGAAGCCTTTACTCAAGAAGACAGTTCAACAACTAGAAATTATGGCGGAACTGGTCTTGGATTAACTATTACCAATAGTTTGCTTAAATTAATGAAAAGCAAATTAGAAATTGAAAGCGAGCCAAACAAAGGTTCTACTTTTAGTTTTGAATTAGTTGTAAAATCGGAATCTTGTAACAAACACATTCAAATTGAAAATCAAAATTTCACTAATATTTTAATAATTGAAGACAATAGCAAAGTAGCTGAAATTATCATCCATATGTTAGATAGCTTTGGGATGAAAGCTGAAAATTATAATGGCAAAATCGAATCTCTTAAAACTTATATTTCTGAAAAGAATTTTGATTTATTACTACTTGACTTGGAGTTTTTAACTGAAGCTACAACTAATGAAATAATTAATCAATTAACCGAATTTGATAAATTATCTATTATTGTAATGCAAAATTCGAATTCTAATTTCAATAAAATCCTATCAAATAAAAATATTCAAAGCATTATAAAACCAATAAAACACGAATCTTTAAAAAATTATTTCAACAACAATATTCCTAAAAAACAAAACAAAGAAATACTTCAAAACGAAACATTAAGTAATAACCATAAAATTTTAATTGTAGACGACAATAAAATAAACATGTTGTTGACCAGAACGTTAATTCTAAACAAACTACCAAGAACTATAATTTATGAAGCAAAAAATGGTTTAGAAGCTGTAGAAATTACACAAGAGCATCATCCTGATATTATATTTATGGACATACAAATGCCTGTAATGAATGGATATGAAGCTACAACTGAAATCAGAAAAACCAATCCAAATACAATTATAATTGCAATTACAGCAGGAATCATAACAGGTGAAAAAGAAAAATGCTTTAATATAGGAATGAATGATTTCATCATTAAACCAGTTGATAAAATTTTATTTGAAACTATCTTATTTAAGTGGGTAAATAGCATTCCTAATAAATCCAATTAG